One Cuculus canorus isolate bCucCan1 chromosome 2, bCucCan1.pri, whole genome shotgun sequence genomic region harbors:
- the ARL5B gene encoding ADP-ribosylation factor-like protein 5B isoform X1 — protein sequence MGLIFAKLWSLFGNQEHKVIIVGLDNAGKTTILYQFLMNEVVHTSPTIGSNVEEIVVKNTHFLMWDIGGQESLRSSWNTYYSNTEFIILVVDSIDRERLSITKEELYRMLAHEDLRKAAVLIFANKQDMKGCMTAAEISTYLTLSSIKDHPWHIQSCCALTGEGLCQGLEWMTSRIGVR from the exons AGCACAAAGTAATCATAGTGGGGCTTGATAATGCTGGAAAGACTACTATTCTTTACCAGTT CTTAATGAATGAAGTGGTTCATACTTCTCCAACCATAGGAAGCAATGTAGAAGAAATAGTGGTGAAAAACACTCATTTCTTAATGTGGGATATTGGAGGACAAGAATCACTACGATCATCATGGAATACATATTATTCAAACACAGAG TTCATCATTCTTGTTGTTGACAGCATTGATAGAGAGCGACTTTCTATTACAAAAGAAGAACTTTACAGAATGCTGGCTCATGAG GATTTACGGAAGGCTGCAGTTCTCATCTTTGCAAACAAGCAGGACATGAAAGGTTGCATGACAGCTGCCGAGATATCTACATACCTCACCCTTAGCTCCATAAAGGATCACCCGTGGCACATTCAGTCCTGTTGTGCTTTAACAGGAGAAGG ATTATGTCAAGGCTTGGAGTGGATGACCTCCCGTATTGGAGTGagatag
- the ARL5B gene encoding ADP-ribosylation factor-like protein 5B isoform X2 produces MNEVVHTSPTIGSNVEEIVVKNTHFLMWDIGGQESLRSSWNTYYSNTEFIILVVDSIDRERLSITKEELYRMLAHEDLRKAAVLIFANKQDMKGCMTAAEISTYLTLSSIKDHPWHIQSCCALTGEGLCQGLEWMTSRIGVR; encoded by the exons ATGAATGAAGTGGTTCATACTTCTCCAACCATAGGAAGCAATGTAGAAGAAATAGTGGTGAAAAACACTCATTTCTTAATGTGGGATATTGGAGGACAAGAATCACTACGATCATCATGGAATACATATTATTCAAACACAGAG TTCATCATTCTTGTTGTTGACAGCATTGATAGAGAGCGACTTTCTATTACAAAAGAAGAACTTTACAGAATGCTGGCTCATGAG GATTTACGGAAGGCTGCAGTTCTCATCTTTGCAAACAAGCAGGACATGAAAGGTTGCATGACAGCTGCCGAGATATCTACATACCTCACCCTTAGCTCCATAAAGGATCACCCGTGGCACATTCAGTCCTGTTGTGCTTTAACAGGAGAAGG ATTATGTCAAGGCTTGGAGTGGATGACCTCCCGTATTGGAGTGagatag